A portion of the Calliphora vicina chromosome 5, idCalVici1.1, whole genome shotgun sequence genome contains these proteins:
- the LOC135961817 gene encoding uncharacterized protein LOC135961817: MNSKIIVATAVVLLGLVQFSVANKAKTCYSCEGINCMRTSVSTTKTCSDPLDYCVTVFDKFNVIQKGCSYEVPEYLRQRCDANTMECHKCNSDRCNNLGQVQFACIQCDSSKDSNCASSASTLSAERCGSPTAPNSYCYVKYENGATKRGCSTTVTDQIACYADANCSLCLAGDISGCNSVDFTPGSRANRL, translated from the exons atgaattcaaaaattattgttgCAACGGCTGTTGTCTTGCTGGGTCTCGTGCAGTTCTCGGTGGCCAATAAAGCAAAAACTTGCTATTCCTGTGAAGGCATTAATTGCATGCGGACCTCAGTGAGTACCACGAAAACTTGTTCAGATCCACTGGATTATTGTGTAACCGTCTTTGACAAAT TTAATGTTATCCAAAAAGGATGTTCCTATGAAGTACCCGAATATTTACGCCAACGTTGTGATGCCAACACAATGGAATGTCACAAGTGTAATTCGGATCGTTGCAATAATTTGGGCCAAGTTCAGTTTGCCTGCATACAATGTGATTCTAGCAAG GACTCTAATTGTGCTTCCTCAGCCTCTACACTAAGTGCTGAACGTTGTGGTTCTCCCACCGCTCCCAATTCATACTGTTATGTTAAATATGAGAACGGTGCTACCAAACGTGGCTGCTCAACCACTGTGACTGATCAGATCGCTTGCTATGCCGATGCCAATTGTTCACTTTGTTTGGCCGGCGACATCAGCGGTTGTAATAGTGTGGATTTCACTCCCGGTTCAAGAGCTAATCGCCTTTAG